From a region of the Castanea sativa cultivar Marrone di Chiusa Pesio chromosome 10, ASM4071231v1 genome:
- the LOC142613468 gene encoding uncharacterized protein LOC142613468: MGRLASTYFSNLFATSNPDGFEETLSGILPTVTDEMNTSLNKPFVAEEVQRALNQMAPLTAPSPDEDEIGNWTEDEVQMGRLASTYFSNLFATSNPDGFEETLSGILPTVTDEMNTSLNKPFVAEEVQRALNQMAPLTAPSPDESLNSTFIALIPKIKDPKKFQISGLLVSSTFLSGRLITDNVLVAFETQHYLKHKTQGKAGYMTLKLDMSKAYNRVE; encoded by the exons ATGGGCAGGTTGGCCAGTACCTATTTCAGCAACTTGTTTGCTACCTCGAACCCAGATGGCTTCGAGGAGACTTTGAGTGGTATACTCCCTACAGTTACTGATGAGATGAACACGAGTTTGAACAAGCCCTTTGTTGCTGAAGAAGTCCAAAGAGCTCTCAACCAAATGGCACCACTTACAGCTCCAAGTCCGGATG AAGATGAGATCGGAAACTGGACTGAGGATGAAGTGCAAATGGGCAGGTTGGCCAGTACCTATTTCAGCAACTTGTTTGCTACCTCGAACCCAGATGGCTTCGAGGAGACTTTGAGTGGTATACTCCCTACAGTTACTGATGAGATGAACACGAGTTTGAACAAGCCCTTTGTTGCTGAAGAAGTCCAAAGAGCTCTCAACCAAATGGCACCACTTACAGCTCCAAGTCCGGATG AATCTCTAAACTCTACTTTCATTGCTCTCATTCCTAAAATAAAAGACCCTAAAAAGTTTCAGATTTCAGGCCTATTGGTCTCT AGTACTTTTCTCTCAGGTAGGCTCATCACTGATAATGTTCTAGTGGCTTTTGAGACCCAACATTATTTGAAGCATAAAACACAAGGGAAGGCAGGTTATATGACTTTAAAGCTAGATATGAGCAAAGCTTATAACAGAGTGGAGTAG